The sequence CCATGGGCATGGGGATGTCACTGTGGGGATgttgggatggggacagggccACCACCATGGGCACGGGGATGTCACCGTGGGGTACAGGGCCACCACCGTGGGCACGGGGATGTCAccgtggggacagggatgggacagGGCCACCACCATGGGCACGGGGATGTCACCGTGGGGACAGGGCCACCACCGTGGGGCACTGGGATTTCAccactggggacagggatgggacagGGCCACCACCGTGGGCACGGGGGTGTCACCGTGGGGGACAGGGATGTGGTCACAGGGCCAGGGACATGAGGATGAGGACAAGGCcactgctgtggggacagggacctCTGTCCCCCCTAGGGAATGGGGGTGCGAGCAGACCCTATAGCTGTGTCCTCACGAGGAGCGGGGTGACCAGGGTGGGGACCCTGTGGCAGTATCCTCATGGGGACCAGGGTGACGGGGACCCGGTGGCCGTGTCTGTGGGGACGGTGGTGACAGGATGGTGACCCTGCGGCCAGGTCCCCATGGGGACCAAGGACAACGGGACAACGAGGACCCGGTGCCCAAGGCCGGGGACGGGCCCGTCAGCAGGATCGTGTCCCCCTGCGGGCTTTGGTGGCCCCGGGGACTGTCACGGCACCCAAtgacccccccccgccctgtgTCCCCCTTTGTCCCCAGGTGATCGAGATCGACAGCGCgtggctgctggaggtggccccCCATTACTACCAGGCCAAGGAGCTGGAGGACGCCAGCGCCCGCAAGATGCCCAAGAAGGTGGGCAAGAGCCGGGAGGAGCTGGCTGAAGGACCTTGGGGACACTTGGGGACACTTGGGGACCCCCCCCCAAATACAGCTGGTTTGGAAGACGAGCAGCTCCCggctccctctgcccctggcCCTTCGGGACACGGCTGTCCCCACTTGTCACCGCTGCGGCAGCTCCTTCTCTGGTTTTATTCTGTACATTAAGTTAagaggagggtgggggtggggggtgacaAAGGGGACAGGGATGTGGGGGCTCAGGTGTCCCCCGAGGTGGCGGAGGGCTTCAGGGCGAGGTGTAAGGCCGGTCCCGGCTCAGCCAGTGCCACCGCCCACCGCCGCTGCCACAGCAGCTTCTTAGCCTCGGTCACGGCTGTGGGGGCTGGCATCAgctgggacacacacacacacacaaaattagggggggggggacacgaggggctgggggtgtcccCCGGTGTCCCCTGGGCTTACCTTGTCCACTCGGTGGCAGCGGATGAGCCCCTGCGAGTTGAGGAAGAAGGTGGAGAAGGCATCGTAGGAcctgtggggagggggccgggggtcAGGGACATGTGGGGACACGGAGGGGACACGGGGCTGGCGTTGCGCTCCCACCCAGGAGTGACAAGGACACAGGGGACAGGGGGCTGGCATCCCACCcggggggggacagggacatggggacagggggCTGGCATCCCAAccggggggggacacagggacatggggacacggGTCCTTGGTGACAAAGGGGCCACAGGTGACATCCCCAGTGACAGAGGGGACATGGACAGCTGGGCTGTGGAGTGACAAGGACACAGGGCTGCAGACTGGCAGGGACACAGGGCCGTGGTGACAAAAGGGACACCGAGTGCCACCATAGTCCCATCCACAgcgctgcagcagcagcgggtACTGGGGTGACAGAGGTGACAGAGAGTGTCAAGGACACAGTGACAAAGGGGACATGGGCTGCTGGGCCACGGGGTGACAAGGACATTGGACCGCAGTGACAGAGGGGACAGGGGGTGACCCAACGTCCCATGCCAACTGCGGCAGGTACcagggtgggagaaggggaCGGAGGTGACAGAGTGGGACAGGGGGCTGTGGGAcccagggggacagggacaccgggggggggggtgacaGAGTGGGACAGGGGGCTGTGGGACcccagggggacagggacaccgggggggggggggtgacaGAGTGGGACAGGGGGCTGTGGGACcccagggggacagggacaccgGGTCAGGGGGGACAGGgatgccgggggggggggggggggggtgacaGAGTGGGACAGGGGGCTGTGGGACCCAGGGGGACAGGGATGCCGGGGCAGGTGACATGGGGGGGTGACAGAGTGGGACAGGGGGCTGTGGGACcccagggggacagggacaccgGGGGGGTGGGTGACAGAGTGGGACAGGGGGCTGTGGGACCCCAGGGGGGACAGGGATGCCTGGGCAGGTGACATGGGGGGGTGACAGAGTGGGACAGGGGGCTGTGGGACCCCAGGGGGACAGGACACCGGGGGGGGGGTGACAGAGTGGGACAGGGGGCTGTGGACcccagggggacagggacaccgGGTCAGGGGGACATTGCACGGGGGGGTGGGGCATGATGGCAGCAGGTACCGGGGTGAGAGAAGGAATGTGGTGATGGGGTGACAGGGGGGTGATGGTGACAGGGGGGTGACGGGGGGTGACGGGGGGTGCTGACCGCAGGAGCTGGCGCTTGTCGCGGCTGGGTAGAAGcgcagcaggcagaggtggaGGGGCAGCCCCGTCCAGGCGCCAGCGCGCCCGGATGCTCCAGTCCTCGGGGTGCCGGGTCAGCGCCAGCACCTCCAGCCGCAAACTGGCGAAATAAGCCCAGGCCACCGCCCGGCACAGCGCCACCGCCACCTGGTACATGGGCCGCCCGCTGCGGGGGGGACAGGGCTGTCACACGCTGCCTGTCCCCAAGTGTCACCCTCcccaggagggaggggggggtgggggtgtcacTCACTGCGTGTGGAGGTGCAGGAGGTGGTTGATGAACTCGACGTCGGGGGAGTAGAGGCTGTAGTCGGggattttcaggaagaaatgggggagctggggaggggggggggtcagTGGGGTGTCACCTCCCCGTGGAGACGGAgacctgcccccacccccacccccccgctgGCATCACTGCAATGGGGCTGGGGGTAGGGCTCGGAGCTGGGGGGCTTAGGTGTTGTCACCACCCCCCCTTGTCATCCCCCCCCCTTGTCACCCCCCCCATACTGCCACCTCCCCACATGCCCCACGGTGACACCTAACCCACCCCACAGGTGACACCCTATAGCAGGACAGACCCacacattccccccccccccccatgtcaCCTTATTGTCACCCTCTTGTCACCTCGTCCTGCAGCTTCTGGTGCATGACGGCCAGAGTGCTCCTCCATGCTgggtggggggcggcggggggcccggcgggggccAGGAAGGGAGATGGGGGtcgcaggaggaggaggatggcgGCAGCGGTGGCAGGGCCATCGCGCACGGCGATGTCATCTTCCGCTGCCCGTCCACCGTGGTGATGCCACCTTCCAGCCCCTCCGGTGGGGGACAAGGCTCGAgcgcgggggctgccggggagccggggcggggggtgccgcagcggtgccgggggggggcagcaggggcagtGCGAGCCATGGGCCCCGGGTGGGCTCCAGGtcctggaggaggaaggggggggggggggttagaggtgctggctggggggTGCGAAGGTCCCCACGGGGGGCACATGGAGCTGCCCCAtagcgggggtggggggaggccTGTGGGGGACCCCACGGGGGGTGGGAtttgggctggggggggggtggggttgggcTGGGGGCGGCTGGCAGGACCCCCAGGGATGGATGTGACCTGTGGGAGGTCCCAGTGGGTCCCCCCCAAGGGTGGGTCGGCCCCGCGGGGGGATGGAGCTGCTCGCGCAGGGGGACCCTCAGCCGGCTCCCCCTGCAGGAGCCCACTCCCGCCACATTTGCATAGCCACGCCCCGCAAAACGAACCCCCGCCCCACTGTCAATGCTGCTCCGCCCCGCTTTGTATAACCACGCCCCCACCCGCAAATACCGCAGTCCGCTCCGCGACATCTATTTGCATAGCCACGCCCCCACCTGCCATACCGCATTCCCATTCCGCTGCATTTATTTGCATAGCCACGCCCCCAAACAGCAGCCTCGATCTACCTCGCTTAGGCCGGTTCATTTGCATACCCACGCCCCCCCAACAGCCGCCTATCCACCTTACTTCCACACTGCGCTTATTTGCATGGCCTCGCCTCCCTCAGCACCGGCGCGACGCCCCCCTGCCTCCCTATTTGCATAGCCCCGCCTCCCAGCGCCCCTCACCTGCGGCCGCGCTCGGTAC comes from Falco cherrug isolate bFalChe1 chromosome 21, bFalChe1.pri, whole genome shotgun sequence and encodes:
- the C21H6orf136 gene encoding LOW QUALITY PROTEIN: uncharacterized protein C6orf136 homolog (The sequence of the model RefSeq protein was modified relative to this genomic sequence to represent the inferred CDS: deleted 3 bases in 2 codons), which encodes MYRQGRAAAAAAAHLRPAAPLRLWPHRGPPGPGWTRRGAGTERGRRTWSPPGAHGSHCPCCPPPAPLRHPPPRLPGSPRARALSPTGGAGRWHHHGGRAAEDDIAVRDGPATAAAILLLLRPPSPFLAPAGPPAAPHPAWRSTLAVMHQKLQDELPHFFLKIPDYSLYSPDVEFINHLLHLHTHGRPMYQVAVALCRAVAWAYFASLRLEVLALTRHPEDWSIRARWRLTGLPLHLCLLRFYSRDKRQLLRSYDAFSTFFLNSQGLIRCHRVDKLMPAPTAVTEAKKLLWQRRWAVALAEPGPALHLALKPSATSGDT